One genomic segment of Hordeum vulgare subsp. vulgare chromosome 2H, MorexV3_pseudomolecules_assembly, whole genome shotgun sequence includes these proteins:
- the LOC123431041 gene encoding uncharacterized protein LOC123431041, whose translation MNHAARYALKAIRASITTNMLMDPSARNNALYAINCCWEDEAFGYILRDPIDLRLLTLPAQHGALRIMQTCLPRFPGHVNDVRCIVGFVSLLSSPHTEVVCGCADALFPLSSIVPGFAYAMAKAYCNLIAHTPSLQTENMLIVFDRLQQLKSAIMEGSGMDDMATYVLRALAVSDLVVQQKVLNLAMGLLTPWNVKSMVHFLHNEKNAATATTEYCVMLEHAIQACNKKMILEGDMH comes from the coding sequence ATGAACCATGCAGCCCGCTATGCATTGAAGGCAATAAGAGCATCCATCACCACAAACATGCTGATGGATCCATCCGCCCGCAATAATGCCCTCTATGCCATTAATTGTTGTTGGGAGGATGAGGCATTTGGGTACATTTTACGTGACCCAATAGATCTGAGGTTATTGACGCTCCCGGCACAACATGGTGCACTAAGGATCATGCAAACATGCCTCCCTCGTTTTCCTGGACATGTCAATGATGTCAGATGTATTGTGGGCTTTGTTTCATTGTTATCATCACCCCACACAGAAGTGGTGTGTGGATGCGCTGATGCATTGTTTCCATTGTCCTCTATTGTGCCAGGATTTGCTTATGCCATGGCAAAAGCCTATTGTAATTTGATTGCACATACACCATCTCTACAAACTGAAAACATGTTAATAGTTTTCGATCGGCTACAACAACTCAAGTCTGCCATCATGGAAGGTTCTGGTATGGATGACATGGCCACATATGTGCTCCGTGCACTAGCAGTTAGTGATCTTGTTGTGCAGCAAAAGGTTTTAAACCTAGCAATGGGCCTCCTCACCCCGTGGAACGTCAAAAGCATGGTCCACTTCCTGCATAATGAGAAGAATGCAGCGACTGCGACTACTGAGTATTGTGTTATGCTGGAGCACGCGATCCAAGCATGCAATAAAAAAATGATTCTTGAAGGTGATATGCATTAG